The genomic stretch CATTTAGGAACAAAATTCTCACGTGACAGAAACTTTATCgagtatttaaaaaattgatacttTACTTGTGAAGATTAGAAAATATAATTATGAATAGCAAGCTTTTCACATACCTTTGTACATAAAAACCGAAACTACTTCTTTCCcttttttgattgttttttacGTTATAGTTCAAGGAAGTACTTTTTAAGAGTGGATATTCTTACAACAAGAGATGCTTATTTGCTTAACATAGATGCTTGGGAGAAATGTcttactaattttaaaaataactgcaTATGCATAAATTTAAGCTAATTCCgactataaaaacatttaaaagttaatTATTTACTATCTCGAAAAATATAAAGTTTGTTTTGGATGTTCAACGTCAAGTCAACCTCCTTCCTTTCATATATAACAAAACGAGGTTTCTTATGGAGTCTTTAAAGAGTTGGTTTGAAATTCTTTACAGCTCTGAAGGCTGgaggatatttttaaaagtgcaaaTAGGAGATCACAAAATGATAGAGATGGCAATACGAGAAATAATGGGAAGGACAGCTCACAGCttcttttttcatattactattTCCACAAATTTGAACCTTAACCAAAATGTGGACAAAAATATGAACAACAAGAGAATTAGCTATACAATTGTAATTTGCCAACGTGTTTTAAAATGTAGAAGCTATATATGTGACATCAATTATTTGTAGATGCTTAGaatactaaaataaaaaggCCAGACTAAAACAATCAGCCCAACTTTCTAATGAGAACACTCCTTAAACATCTTAAAGGAAAtacgaggtataaaatgatgttggacttacattatggagcttaaaaagttggataaaagtctttttaaattttttaaaaagctccaTGCGTTCTTAAAAGATATTAACATTTAAAGggtttcagatttaattatgctgcataaacaATGTTATATTTAagcaatacaaaaaaattatgatgtcatatttaaagtaatagcaaactttgacattttctgtcatcagtaatttcagacctgttaagggatatgcattcaaactttatcaatgcatagatattatgaAGGCGAgttgattaacataaaaatttttcGCCAAAATGACACTTCTTTGCTTTGTCCCAGGCCTCTtgattttttgctgatgaccCCATAACTTAGGATCTACATGTCGGTTTGCAATAAAAATTTGTAAGTAAACATATGAGGCATATACACGTTCCAGTTAGGGTGACTCAAAATTCAAACCAGGAGAATTAAAGCATAACGTACCTATTTTTATCATACTGCAACAACAATTTTAGGTGGGGCCTGTTTTTAAGTGACTGGTGCTTTGGTAAAATCGGCTTTAGGTCTAAACTGTTATTTGATCCAGCAAGTTCCTACAAGTGAAATTTGGCAATGCTATAGTTATAACAGATATTTTTATTTGACTACATGAAAAGACACATCAAAGAGTTACCAGTAATAGAAAGATATTCTGATATAATAGAATACAAGCACAACCATCTTCCTCAGCTGATGAAATTCtgtcaaaaaatatattaaaaacctATTTTTATGTATCAAATTTCaacttaattttaatttacaatGCGATTATGGCAAATCAAATTTGAATAATTAAATTGGTATCACTGCCTTAAACTTAAAAGTCAAAAcagttgtattttttaattttaaaataattccaGTGTATTCTTTTTGATGATGTAAAAGAAGATGtaaaaaaagatgtaaaaataaattaaattaaaaggtaaaaagtaaaaataaaaaagattgtcAGAGCATAGAAaccaaaacataaacaaaccttgaCATCAGGCTGGACTTGAGTCACATCAACTTCTTGTTTTCCATTGATACCATCAAGTAAATCAACACTTCGACAATCAACCACGTCATTGTTTAAAAAGTCTTTATGTTCAGAAAAACTTGAAAGgtcggtactttctttagaaCCAGATACTGTTGACAAAAGTTCTTGTTGTTCGTACAAGTCCAATTCCTCAGTCGATTTTACATGAAGCCTGTAGATCTTGTACAAAATCAGAAATAGCAGTGAGATGATGACAACGAGAACCGTGATGATAATGGCAAAATAATATTTCATTTTCCTCCACAGTAAAATGTCTCTAAAAAAAGTAAagctcataatttttttttgtgcagCAAGGAATAACATAGGATTtcttcaaaaatcttttaataCCAAGAAATCTTCTcagattgtaaaaaaatttgcatACTGAACTAAGATGAAAAAAAAGgatcaaaaagaaaagaaaaggatGTAAGGTTTATGGGATGTTATTGATGATAGCTGCATACACAGAACGATAATTATTGTTTACATTGTATACATCAGATACAAAATAGATAAACTTTATATAGTTGTGGCACTTTAATGTTCACACAtgtgcatttttattttattttatttattgttgattgctcaatgtgataaataatattttaagaacATATCCACTGCCATGTGTATTTAGAATATTGATTTCACTTTGCAGACAATATAGCCAAGTACAGAATAAGAAATTTGTGGAGCTAAAATAATGTTATCAACGTTTTGGCTTGATTAAAAACTTTGGGTGCACACATAATCAAACATCTATAGAATTATACCCCCTTTCGTTAGCATATGCTTCTTAGATATAAATCACAGTTCCGTAACAtgtttatcaaattttaaacaaaactttttttcattgttaaaatctttACGTCAATTAAGCTAAAagttttaaggcataaaaacATACATAATAAAACCAAAATACAATATTTTGTGTACATACCTTTATTAGAATTATAGCTCCAAATCATGTCAGGCAAACTTCATCagtgttcaatatttttttaaaaggtttcATTATATTTAATCTATAAAAAGAAAGGATAAAATTAACACTTGGAATAGCTCAAATGATTTCATTGTGCTCTTTTTTCTACTATtcaataacaaatatgtaaataaacagCTCATAATCTTACTTAATCTCAAAAAATGTttacttaaaattaaaacattaattCAATAACAAAAGCCTCGGAGAGTTGATAAGAAGAATAATTACAACACATAATTGCCAACTTGTACTGTCTTATTTAAGTAAACTTGATTGACAAGAATGTGTAATTCAATGGCATCCTGTCTTAAATAAAATGGGAAGTAATTAGTGCAATACAAGGAAGCCTACTAAagttttacaaaacaaaaacattggggtttatatatatttagaagCAGCTTTTTTTATTCGATATAAACATGCAACGTTTTTAAAGTCAACATTTTTTAGAAGACAAAGAAACGAAGCACAACAACTTGATACTTATTGAATCAGGAGACTGGTAATCCTATATATTACAAAAGATCTATtacaataaaacaattttatataagCTAAAAATTTTCACCCACACAGTGACCCCAATTAATTTCAAAGAATTGAAGTCTTGAATTCAAAATTGTGGAAAAAGCActaaaaacataaattatttctatttttaggagaGAAGGTAAATATTTTTAGGAAGAAATGACTACAAATTAAGCCATTCCAATCAAAATAACTGAAtggctatcctgtataaatattagaataataattattattataaataaaaaaatacatgacAAGATACACAATTCTAGCACATTTTAGAAGAAATAGATATTTTTGGTCTAAATTATAGGTTGAAATTTTAGATACTTATGCAAGGTTTGCTCAAATATTTATTTCCCGAAAAATGTACCTATTAGAAATCGTTAATCTCAGCCTACCTACCTCTGCGTTCAAATGACATTTTTGTCAATTTGTCATTTTATTTACTATGCACGGCCTCTTTTTACCATTTTATGTTTGTTGTGGTActacaaatataaaatacaactgAGTGGGATGAGATTTAAAGGTTGCTTGACTAATTTAAGAATGAAAGGAAGGaaagaaaaaaggaagtaaTGTTGATTTATGAGATAAACAAACATGTAGAGATACCTCTCtagcttttttagggagttataaactagattctatcagatagcccgcacctttgtataaccagcataaaatttcaatcaatgtgttttactaacccgcacctttgcataacccgcatcatgttaagaaaaaaattcagcgtatttttacttaccctaatcattttataaacatgtgcgtgtgttctgttttttcatgctggagacaGGTGGGGTacgtttaaacttgtgaaccccaaacatgGGAATCGAGTGTCTGAGCTAGCGAGTCTCTTAGtgttaacttccttgtctctgattgccgaaataataatgaattaaaattaatttgacaagttGATCTTTTGCTAATGCCGACAGTACTAAATCAgacaatgctgttttctttttatttgtagacattagtttcagccaataataactcttgcttccttcgattaaacaaacaaacaaacaaacaaaaaaccattctatcagattataaacctaaagtaaaatctctgttttttaggtatatttaagtttttttggcataaaaataaacaacataataattatcacggattgtctgtaacagcgatgttTGGAACGTTCTTTTTTAaggtttatagaattttgttatctatttagatctcagcaatcacagtgtgcatattaaaatgaatggcggcaatgaggaggagatagttgtgtgtgtcttattaattgtatttttatttatttttgatattttcagtggccacctgttgctcgaaggtagcgaagataaaaaaagataattatTGTCTatacttaaattttaatatttttcaaaatttttaacaggaattaataatgaagtcctgggcactaagttgtgaaatacgtgtcaattaaacctaaaaatgatacctgctatattgctctattaccaaaAGCAAATTATTTTAATGTGCTAATGTgaatgcaaagatataaatagattagaattatattcaacacaaaagaaaaatgatctccagaattgtgtttcagagagagctcgtaatattagcaatggcaagcaatagaaagttaaagaaagcaatttcactgtgtaaaaaaaaaattaaatcacatagttgaagtaagattacgtagatataggctcgcgcatgcagttatattaatgtacgcattGTATCCCattggtactattttcttcattgaatgtataaacttCAAATTTCgcaataaatgacagaaaatataaaacttatcacataacccgcaccacaaTATTACCCGCACCAACGGTGGAACtcataaaaatcaacttataacacGTGGGTTagataccggaaaatacggtagtAGTTATAAAATGTCTATAGGGAGACAAATGTTGTAAACTGTTTAAGAAGCGTAGTAAGAGGACAGTATTTGAACTGGTAATGTATTGTACAAGTTCAATAGGAATTGATAAATAGAACGGAAGGAAAGAGTAtgacatgtaaatcacgtatAGAAgtccttttattattattttttacattgtttGGTAATCATATCATGAGATAAGTTTATATGTTTCATGTTTTTTacgattttcttttctttaatacatcattctcggcttaacgtccgttttccatgcttcCAATCTGATcaagactgtgttagatctaaactcaacttcctctgtatcaagtctgtccttataacctcctgccaagtctttctcggtctgcctctgggctttgccccaaaaactatcaagtctctacactttcttacccaattatcctcctccattcttttcaagtgccccagccagttcaatcttcttatctggataacatctttaattctacggagacttagcctgcttcttagctcatctgaactctttctgtctctcagactggcgttacacatccacctaaccattctcatatcattcctttctaaacgatcaagatcttcctgcttcactgcccatgtctcactaccgtacaacataacacttcttacacaggcctcatacaacctaccttttacctcaattgacaggactctgctagtcaacaaaggaagtaactttctgaactttttccaagcagaacctatcctgcaagtaacacttctaccaatacccccttcactgcccaacatatcacctaagtaacagaagttctcaactatctctaacgagccactgttgtacatcattaaagctggaaatacttcattctctataatctcacctttgcaacgcttgcatacaaactgtatgtcagctcttaaccttccactaatactactgcacttcttaagtacccaatgcttgcaagtctgacaaaaaattgagttactaccgacccctttcctgcaaactccacaaggccactttccaactacaaggtcacacttggctgcaatgctactaatcatgactttagactttgctgtgcttacctttagccctttctcttctagtcctttcttccacttctcaaactttttaactaattcttccatcgactctgctatgagaaccaaatcatctgcatacaatagctcccatggacaacctgttctgaactccatcgacagcgcttctaagactagaataaacaacaaaagactaagtacagaaccctgatgtacaccaacacttacactaaattcatcactaagtgaatcgttaatcctgacacaacttctagcattgctgtacatagactgtaccatcgtaactagccactcatccacacctaattttctcatagcccaccaaataactttacgtggcactctatcaaaagctttctctaaatctacaaaggcaaaatagagattctttctctttcctaaatacttttcctgaagctgtctgagcaaaaatattgcatctgtagtgccacgccctggaacaaaaccaaattgcatcttatctatattaattcgttctctaagtaacttatcaatcactctttcaataactttcattacttgatcaaccaacttcaaacctctatagttacccctttctaatgcatcacccttgcccttgaaacaattcactattacactcgactgccactcactcggaatagcaccattctttataatctggttagcaagacttgtaataagctcaactccaatatatccagatgcttttaccatctctgcaacaatacctgatactcctgcagccttgccaatcttcaatttcctaatagcctccactacccattctgtcttgatctgcatagctggcccttctacaacatcattagcagacaaattatcctcgtcccaatcaaactcagtgttaagcaacctttgataatgattcttccaagctacccttttctcctcctctgtgctagccaaaacaccttcatcattacgtgtacacttctcacctacaacatcttgattagtcttcttcatttgctttgctatcttgaatacctcattgcgctggtcttcccttcttaacacatctgcaaatctgattctctctgcttctgattttgccttatacactgctgtacgagcgcgacgcttagcttctaaataaatatttttactaccacctgacttccactctttccaaagtttcctcttttcctttatacactggtcaacctcattattccaccaccaggtctgtctatgtctagctggtcctttcgtccacccacaggtatcatcagaagcttctagaagaaaattcttcaaagtagtccaagtactttcaacattgtcactatcacattgactattgtaggctaactgctgaacttttgcactaaattgtcttgctacaatctcttccttcagcttccagacttttcgacggggcctgtacttttccttggcttctttaacactcttcaagataatatcacaaaccagcaacctatgctgggaaacacactcttcccccgatataactttcacgtccttcaccactttcttgtctgactttctaaccaggaagtaatctatctgtgtcttacaaccacctgactcatatgttatcagcctactctgtctcttactgaatgatgtgttgcaaaccaccatgtccgttgccattccaaactcaagcaatctctccccttccttatttctgctcccaaatccatagcctccatgcacacctctataaccttcagatgacttcccaacatgacaattaaagtcgccgcccaccatgacaagttcagtgtctccaaactttgatgtgactgctattaactcatcataaaacttatctttatcttcctcactgagtccacactgtggagcataaactgacagaaaagtgacaatcctattacatattaaaaactttatcactataatatgaCTATTAAcgcgcataacatctattactttttctacccacttctctgcaacaaatatgccaactcctccatatccatcactattaccaatccaaaaaagcttataccttgccctcctaccttccacaaatctcactgaagctcctctccacctgacttcctgaacacaacacatatcaaaaGATCtatgttctaacatttcaactacttcacctgctctacctctcagagtaccaacatttacactagccatcctcaacctagtgttatctacgttgtgatgtgatagctgggtaacggtctgacgatgctcacacctgacatctgtcctaccgtgcgcgacaccttcactccttagagttccagccccgtttacgcagtttgtctgatcaactattcttacggccattaataaaaagttttggcattgtttta from Hydractinia symbiolongicarpus strain clone_291-10 chromosome 12, HSymV2.1, whole genome shotgun sequence encodes the following:
- the LOC130621593 gene encoding uncharacterized protein LOC130621593, whose protein sequence is MKYYFAIIITVLVVIISLLFLILYKIYRLHVKSTEELDLYEQQELLSTVSGSKESTDLSSFSEHKDFLNNDVVDCRSVDLLDGINGKQEVDVTQVQPDVKELAGSNNSLDLKPILPKHQSLKNRPHLKLLLQYDKNRSVLKVIIKHLDGKLRSKLNSSESYVDIQVSAYRFRTYRNPGYRRPARAVLKKQVEFRLDFVELRSSYLLIFLLRYDPFSRLKVDGEVVFKLMDIISEGFLDGCQIELSKEIVKSNQDFTAFIFRPS